Genomic DNA from Schistocerca gregaria isolate iqSchGreg1 chromosome 4, iqSchGreg1.2, whole genome shotgun sequence:
TCTTAGCCACCAGTGGAATCTCTGATAGagaatattttattttagttaaatGCCATTAAGACTTCAAATGacgaaaaataataatttatgttcAAACACTGCAAGAATTACCTAGACTTAGAGAGTGCCTGTGCTGTATGCTGAAATATTCAGACTGAAATTGCTAAACATGCACTAATCAGTTACATGATCACTTGAGTAGACTGAGGTAGTCAGTGGATATGAACAGTTGCATTTCTTATGAGGGCCTTACAATATCTATAGGGCAGCACAAAGAGGCGATATCTATACAAAGCTGTACATTGCTATAAAAAGTATAAAACGTTCTATACATAAACAATTACATCTATGACTATTATGAGATAGCGTTTAACACTATTCTCTTCCTGAAAACGTATTTCGCAGAAGATAAAAATATCACATAGTCTCCAACAGTGAGAGGTAGAGCATTCTTCAGTCAAAGACAGAGAACAACATCCCAGTAAATTACTGCTCCACACTGTGGTAATTATTTCCGTTCAGGACCTAGGAACATGGCTTAATCGTCATTGTAGGTGCACACAAGTCAGTATCTTGCCTATCCAGAAAATGGTGGTAGATATTGTCCATTTGGCCGAGGTGGTGGTGGAAGATAAGTGCGATCTGGCCTGGGTCCAGGAGTtggagcaggtggtggtgctgggcaCCCAAATGGTCCACGTGGCTGTCCTCCtggacatggtggtggtggtggtggtggtggcggcggcggcggcggcggcggtggtggcggcggtggtggtggtggagcaGGGCAACCATTAGGCCCTCgagggtatcctcctgggcatggaggtggtggtggtggtggtggtggtggtggtggcggcggcggcggtggtggcggcggtggcggtggtggtggtggaggtggaggtggtggtggaggtggtggtgctgGAGCTGGACATCCAGATGGCCCACGTGGTGATCCATCAGGacaaggaggaggtggtggtgggagatAAGTTGgccgtggtggtggtgggggtggaggtggagggggtggtggtggaggtggacgTGGACAACCATTAGGCCCTCGAGGTGATCCATCTGGGCAtggaggaggtggaggtggtgggggtggtggaggaggtggaggtggtgggggtggtggaggaggtggaggtggaggaggtggtggtggtggtggaggtggtggtggaggaggaggagctggACAACCATAGGGTCCACGAGGTGAACCATCTGGGCATGGTcgtggaggtggtggtggaggaggaggcggaggaggaggaggaggaggaggaggtggtggtggtggtggtggaggaggagctggacaaCCATAGGGTCCACGAGGTGAACCATCTGGgcatggtggtggtggaggaggaggaggtggtggtggtggtggtggtggtggaggaggaggaggaggaggaggaggaggaggaggtggtggtggtggtggtggtggtggtggtggagctgGTGCTGGACAGCCAGATGGCCCACGTGGTGATCCATCAGGACATGGTGGTGGTGGAAGGTATGTTGGGcctggacgaggaggaggaggaggaggaggaggtggtggaggtggtggtggagcTGGACAACCATTAGGTCCTCGGGGAGAGCCATCTGGGcatggaggtggtggtggaggtggtggtggtggtggtggtggtggtggtggtggtggtggtggtggtggaggtggaggaggtggtggGGGACACCCATTTGGACCACGAGGGTATCCCCCAGGacatggtgggggtggtggtggtggtggtggtggtggaggtgggggtgggggtggaggaggaggaggaggaggaggtggtggtggtggtggtggtggtggtggtggcggtggtgggcaTCCATTTGGACCTCGAGGGAATCCTCCAGGGcatgggggtggaggaggaggaggaggaggtggtggtggtggaggaggaggaggtggaggataaTTATAGCCTGGTTGTGCTGGCCGTGGTGGGGACGGCGCTGGCGGCGGTCTGggcggtggaggtggtggtggcggcggccccGGTGGTGGTGGCGGTCCTGGAGCAGGACATCCGTTAGGGCCTGATGGAACTCCTCCGGGACACGAAGGCTGCGGCGGCGGAGGGAAGGGCTGTGCTGGCCGTGGGTAGTTGTAACCTGCTCCGTCGCGCCGGACCCGTGTGCCACTCGTGTCTGTTGCTGCTGCGCAGGTGGCGTACCACAGCGCCGCCAGCGGCAGAAGCTGCAATCACAGTTATCGTCAGTAATGGAAGAAATTAAAGGATCAGACGATAGCAACCTTGGTATCTATGACGTGTTTTCTTAGAGAGATTGCAGCCACTTTTTGTTGCATTTAAACATCTAAGTATGTATCAAAACTGTTAACCTTTCGCAACGAGAATCTTACATTACCTCACATCGCTAGAATATTTGAAATTGGAATTTAGTCGTTATGTCTGTAGTGCAAATTAGTAGTTTGTGAAGTTAAATGC
This window encodes:
- the LOC126267701 gene encoding LOW QUALITY PROTEIN: uncharacterized protein LOC126267701 (The sequence of the model RefSeq protein was modified relative to this genomic sequence to represent the inferred CDS: substituted 1 base at 1 genomic stop codon) — encoded protein: MDNQGKKLKTEVNNMRSGLGPGVGAGGGAGHPNGPRGCPPGHGGGGGGGGGGGGGGGGGGGGGGGAGQPLGPRGYPPGHGGGGGGGGGGGGGGGGGGGGGGGGGGGGGGGGGGGGGGGGGGGGGGGGGGGGGGGGGGGGGGGGGGGGGGGGGGGGGGGGGGGGAGQPXGPRGEPSGHGGGGGGGGGGGGGGGGGGGGGGGGGGGGGGGGGGGHGGGGGGGGGGGGGGGGGGGGGGGGGGGGGGGGGGGGGHPFGPRGNPPGHGGGGGGGGGGGGGGGGGGG